AAAGCCACTCAGAGGCTGCCTGGTTAGAATAGACCAGTAGGAGAGGCCAGCTGCCAACACCACCCAGCCAGCTCCCTGAGGGTGCTGCCCCAACAGCTACTCATAGGCACTGAGAGGGGCTTGGACTATGGCTGCCAGCTATCATCCTCATCACCTGAAGCTCTCCATGCCCTGAACTCAGGCCACTCAACCCCACATTCTGGCCTCTTGGCTGAGGGAAGGGCACTGAGAGGCCAAGGAGGCCAGGAAAGCCAAGCTTGGTTCTGGAGCTCCAGGGAGACATGGGAAGATCTGCTGCCACTGCATTGCTGCTGTCATCCACCACACATACATAAGGGAGAGTGCTCTCACCTGCACCTGCCACCAGCCTGTCTTCAGTGGGACCTGCTTTAGCATTACATTGGCGACACCTGCTGGCCAAAAAGCACTACTACACCCAAGAAACCATTGCAAGGATGTAATACAAGCAAGCCAGTGTTTCATTTCAGGTAAGAgaacttgataattttacacctcgAAGCTGATtaacaaattttgaatatttttcataatatgGTGGAAAATATTACTTCacaagaattttaaaacttttttgcctgtatgatgaatgacattttatgggaaatatatgaccttcctGGAGTATATCTGGCATGCATCATTTTGGCATTTACCATAAAAATTCAGATAGCATTAAaaaactggtttaataataataacaaagatgagtcattattgggactgattcAGGCTTTACAAGATAGCAATGAAGACTTAcgtaaaaagattctttctctggagatTTACAAGGTAGTAATAAAGACTTACATAACAGGCTCCTTACTGTAggttgagttttcttgcctggcccacggtcagggcaaatctctctcacctgccagtcccacagcctcagacccaatcaagtaaacacagagacttatattggttacaaactgtatggccgtggcaggcttcttgctaactgttcttacagcttaaattaatccatttccataaatctatcccttgccacatggctcgtggcttaccaggatcttcacatgcagcttgtcatggtggcggctggcagtgtctctctgactcagccttccacttcccagctttattctcctccttgccccacctacatcccacagcaccttactttggaatctgctaacttattataagaacttcagtccattaataataaatataaagccAAATTTGATTTTagtgataataaatatgaatacttaatggatAGAACAATAACTCTCCAGGGTGAAATTGTCACTACTCAGACACTTTATGAGGAAGAAAGACTGTCATTAACTGATAAAATAAGGTCTATGGAATCATGTGCTTCAAAAGAATATAAAAGGTtgcatgattccatgagaaatctggaatccCTTGCAACAGAGGAAGTTCACTCACTGGGacagaccctaggtgcttgtttgaaagccctggaagaaactctcagtaaagatGACAAGGATCCTAATAAGCATAAGGACAAGACCATACAGGTCATAACATCTCcagatggctctcatacaatggcttatcctgccATCATCTGTGAGAGGGCAGTAGATGATAGACACCCTGAGCCATATGTGGAATATACATTACAACCTATTCCaaggagagttttttttttaactatatgaAGGAAGTGGTAGTCGCCTATGGCATACACTCAACATTTGTAAGACAGAcattaaattcgtggtctacctcaaaTAGGCTCACACCAGATGACTggaatcagttaatttcagctgttctagaatatagccagcagttgcaatggaaaagctggttgagagaggaGGCTAGGAACCTGGAACAACAGGGTAAGATCAGAagttttgagatctcccaagatcaaattgaGAGACGTTTTGCTGATTGAAATGTATgagccacttatgatgagcatacaatatccttatgccatacagcagctctaaatgctcggagaaaaattccagaaccaggaaaaccaactgaggtatacaccaAGATATTCCAGGGACCACAAGAacctttcactgattttttttttttacaaaggctcACTACAGCTATAACAAAAACTGTGTCAGGTAAAGAATTGAGACaaatattaactgagtccttggcatttaaCAATGCTAATACAGAATTCAAAAGAATAATTATGCCATTAAaggtcagatcagctcctttggaagaatagatTCAGTATACTAAccgtgttgagtctcttaactatagtAATGAGGCATGGATAGGAGAGGCAATTTCCAGAGGTAGAAAAAGGATCCAGGGTACCAAATGCTTTTAATGTGGTACAcaaggtcatataagtaaaaactgtacataaggtgctcctagaagtaatactcctagAAATAACCCAAATAGGAGACCCCAAacttctggattatgtagaagatgtggcaaaggctgacattggaccaatgagtGCAGATCAACAATAGGTAtatgaggcaaccctttactggtgggaaacaCCTCAAGGAGCCTCTTGCAGACCCCCAAATCAAACATGCTCTAAAGAGATCTAGccactgtggaggaaattcctctccaggacaattaaataacccAGTGTCTAATGTAAAGAGTGATACTGCACTGGATAATAGAACAGCTCTGACAGGTAAATCAAAAGTTCCAAagaatacaacaaaatgaatattttgtcAGACTTccacaaatgaacaaagaccaaagcttagaattcaaattaatggcattgttctggagggcctggtagacacaagtgcagatgtgactataattacaccaaaatcatggcatctgaattggcctTTTCAAAAGTAGATGTCCAATTTCTAGAGATTTGAttcctatctcagataaaacagagtttgagaATGGTTGAATGCATatggccagaaggacagagaggaaggctgaaacGATATGTGGCAAATGTAGCAGCAAATCTTTGGGGCTAAGATCtattacaacagtggaatacccagattaaaattcctacaatcTCAGAAagggaatacagaccaatgcatgtttctaggaataatatcacaacttgctttaaaaaaaatcaccaaccGGTCAGGCTGTACATAAACACAGCACAACTGCTATTGAACTTTCAgaagtaccaacagccctacctttcaAACCTGTCTAgattggacaatggcctttgacaaaagagaagctacagctttagaacagctggttcaagagcaattaaatgctcaacacattgaagaatctaccagccctaggaattctcctgtatttgttattttaaaaaagtccagtaattggagaatgctgacagatctgtgtagctagagttttcctgcctggcccacagtcaggacaaatgtctctcacctgccagtcccacagccgctcggagccgaccaagtaaacacagagacttatattgattacaaactgtatggccgtggcaggcttcttactaactgttcttacagcttaaattaatccatttttataaatctataccttgccacatggctcgtggcttaccggcatcttcatatgctgtttgtcattgtggcggctgacagtgtctctctctctcagccttccacttcccagctttattctcctccttgtcccgcctatacttcctgcctagccactggccaatcagtgttttatttattgactaattagcaacacatttgccatacagaacatcccacagcagatctgagagctattaataaagtaattcagcctatgggTTCCCTaaagactgggatgcccttgccctctctgctacccaaaaaatggcctataatagttctTGACttaaaagaatatttctttaccatacctttacaagaaaataatagagaaaaatttgccctcacagtacctaattataacaattcccagccagtcaagagatatcaatggaaggtcctcccatagagaatgttaaacagccctaccctgtgccaatattttgtgcaaagaccattggagataattcatgtGAATTTtgcacaatccataatttatcattatatggatgatatcttattagctgatccaaagttaggtacattagaaagcatgtttgaagaagtaaaaaaaaattttttgtctCTCTGGGGACTaaaaaattgctcctgaaaaaataaaaagaggagattctattaattacgtAGGacataagatagagctacaaaaaattagatcccaaaaggtacaactaaggagagatcaactgtagactcttaatgattttcaaaaattgttagaaaacatttccaacttactgggtattatgggaatacctaaagatggactacaaaatttggctaatactctaaaaggggacaaagaattaaatagtccaagagaattatcagccaaagctgagaaggaattggctctagtagagaAGACAATACGAAAAGCACATGGGGATtgtgtgaatccagaacttaaatgtgTTCTGGTCAcactcccctccagacattcccccacaggtattttgatgcagagggaagatattgtaTTGGAATGGATACTTCTACCATGCAAACCAAGTAAGACGTTGAAGACTTGtttagaaaagatctctgatctgattcaaaaaggaaaattaagactttgccaGTTGATAGGAATGAACctagcagaaattgtagtacctttaactaatgaggaaatttcctcactatagaaagataatgaatactggcagagagcctgcagtgactacttgggagagattaacaactgttatcccaaaagcaaaagaatagaattcataaagatgactgaatgggtccttcttcacattgtacgacaaaagccaattactggagtcctcacattctatactgatgcaaataaatcagggaaagcaagTTTCAAATCAAGAGACTTAAGTGtaagtggttcaaagtccataCATCTCTGTACAAAAAGCAGAACTgcatgccattcttatggtactgatggacttcacagaacccttccatatagttactgactctcaatatgcagaaagagttgttttaaatactgaaaatgctgaatttattcctgataatatagaattaacttcattattcatataattgcaggaaatcatcagaaataaggaacatcatatacatacatcacatatcagatcccatatgggtctgccaagacctctagcacaaggtaacaATGAGATTGATCAGCTACTAATAGGTAACATTCTAgatgcctcagaatttcataagaaacaccatgtaaatagcaaaggtttgaaaaaggatttcttcatcacttggcaacaagccatggatattgttttaaaaaaaagtcctacttgttccttctataaccaaactccatgaCCTGCAgagagcaatccaaaaggtatacaaagatgaaatttggcagatagatgtgtttcattttgcagaatttggaagattaaagtatgtacaccataccactgacacctattcaggatttcagtgggcaactcctatgagttctgaaaaggctgattctgtgattacacacctattagaagttatagccatcatgggaatacatgtacaaattaagacagacaatgccccagcatatgtctcctaTAAAAAgagacagttttttgcttattacaatagaaagcatgttacaggtataccacacaatcccacaggccaagcagtcatagaaagatccagtAGAACTTTAAAGgctatgctaaataaacagcaacaggtaacaatgactcctagaaatagattgcataatgatttattaaccttgaattttctcaatgctgatgagaaaggaacaacagctgtggagagacattggatgacagacaaaaTTGCTGAGCTAAATcaaccagtttatttcaaagatgtgttgaccttggaatggaaaccaggatacatcctacattggggaagggattttgcttttgtttccataggagaagaaaagctatggataccaacaaaagtaataaaaattcaatttgaaaAGGAGAAACCCcctgatgaggagaagtaaaagctcatccattgatgtgacatctctacaaattgtaagaaaaatttaacaaacaagggttggggcaagattctgtttttgtctttacaggataatagaaatactcatcttccagaaatcataggCTTTTGATATCCAGACATCTACAGCAGAAAGAaggaatctattggtaccaatctatgcagggtaatatctcactgcctaacatctatatctctttaactctagaaaaaaTATAGTTCCAATTCAATTCTAtgtcaagctggctttggaattggAATTTGGCTCCCttcttctctaaactcaagcgtattgctaaaagaaaaggttaagagattctgtctcatatcagaagagccatctggtatgggaaagaagaaaaccaataaaaagggacttTTGtcatcaagattctatttcttattcttgatttcttggAATTCTTTCTTACgtgtcatgtcatctttaaatccaaattttccattttgatattaataatgttcaagttttccacagtaaaaaataagtcttttccaataacaatctctgaagtctccagaaggaagatggggcctcACAACAATAACTCTACCCAGtgcagaatgatgccatggtactcACAAACATTACTCAACAATCAaccttggactgaaaactctccaAGATAATTCCATAATAAGATGgttcatcatactacacttctagccagaatctcggGCAACCTTACCCATTACACTGAGACTGTctgcagaatctacagttagtccaaCTGAGACTTAACTATCTGAGTTTTCTTACAGTACCTCACAGAGATACTATCATCCCCTgaagagcaggaagcaattctaagaaaatgatgccccttTTCCCTAAGGGtttcatgtttctcagggttatggataatggttataGAACTGAGGGgtaaaagaaaacaatggaatCAGTATtccccttaagaaaagaaaaaaaggggaatggatagatataggatattaaggtagattattgtatatactagtaaactaatttagtaaaatgccagccttagataaattgcactgttatggattcttgtatattgatacaaatgtaaaccatttttatattcttattccagataatttgtataatgatacaaatacagaaccatatttgttttaatgtatatatatatatttatactcttatttgaaatgtttgtatatttgtatatttacaaTGTTTGatacatatgtaaaattatatttgtcatactgtatgtatgttctacctctgtttaggatttTTGGTATATGGAcacatatttaagattattgtcatattgcatattacactatacattcctacctctgctttagctattttgtatattgtcacaattttgagatcattgtccttttactgtacatttgcttacagactgtttaccttgttcaTGTGAAGCCTCAGTCCTTAGGTTATCTAGGTAGATAAGACTAACAGAtttatctctatagttatgttagttaggttattcagacttacagaaacatgTGTCAGATGTataggtaattttcaaacacttcatagacgtaaggaatatggcatttaaatgttttgataacttagaattctgttgacatgagacacaattgctcctggcagcactgatctgatcccaagagaatgttgggcttctgagacatttccatttggaagtttgtcatcatcttggcacaaaatggcctactgggcaaagaattgcccttgcctcaactgctgacagtaaaatggtctgacagatactctaggcctgtagccaatttgaatgcaccaacaatgctgagaaactttaggtgacggtccaggctgccagctgtctctgtctactcttgcaagactcctgaaagttgcttgcatccttctcccatttctcaggtattattatattccttctcaggtctttgatgagattggaaactaacagttatagttacagtctTTTTGTATCTTAGCCAAAACATATTAAGTCTTAGATTCAGGTTGTTCAGGATAgtacaccttttggaatgatctctaaCGTGCCATTTACCtttgctccagacttctctggattttagtattttagtttgtatctcttgtttgatgttgtttttgttggttgtaGTCCcatcttgtctaggtcattatcccttattcctcctggacaatatttgataatcattcctattgtgtatagttttgtattaggtaaGAATttccttatttagacaaaaggggaagtTGTTGtggtagctattccagctttgaccttgaagcactgcccctagtgaggcagccagtaactgccatgcctacctatgacctgcccctggggcatgatTGAGACgggaacccttaagacctgagatctgtaCATGCTGGCCCTCTTGACTCCTTGTGAtcttggatgctggatggcagaccaagtcaaagttctccagagaaccatgctggactgcacctcacctctcctggatcctgtaaccaatccctttactggctgtaagttaccctgaaataaacctccttttaactaccaAATAAACTACATGGAGTTACCTTGTTAAATCTCCACTTTAGTAGTCTATGAAACAAAACCTGTGATTGGTGATGTAGCAATGCCCACTCATTAGCTGAGAGATAGGGATGCTTGATGTCACACATTAAACTTGTTtggtgctcaaaaaaaaaaaaactgtaaaggaATCTTGTCATTTTGTCTCATTTACTCATAATCACTGAGGGATCCCATGTGATGCTAGTGTTTTATGAGTTCAGTTAAACCCCAGAATTCATTTTCTACCTTGATTACCAAGCTCAGTCCTAAGACCTCCAAAATCTAGTTCTTGTGTCAGTCCTGTAGCTAGATTCAGGAGCTTATTTCATCACTGTCACCTCTAATTCACTGcagataagaaaaaataattcacaagaatttggagaaatgaaACTGAACACTTAAACCAAGGAAGTGTTTGGTTAATGTATTAATATGCCTGTTATCTCTGTCTTAtttaaagaacataaaagaatCTTTCAGATAAAATTATAGAAAGACCAAGTATTAAAAAGAGCTAAAGGAAGTATCAGATAATGGTTTGCATTTTCAATGAATTACCTAAACAATATAAAATTATCACCAGTCCatacaagaaaaaacaaagcctTTTTGGTGCTGCTCATAACTATTATTTATTTGATAGATGATAAAAGTtagggatgagggagagagagtaGTCAGGGTAAATAGTTGGAGGAAATCAAATCAAGGATGCTCTAGTCTGGTCCGGAAATATCAAAAGTAGAAGATTCAAACTTATCCCGTGAAAggtattctattttttattttttcaaaaaggtAACCAATAActataataaagagaaaaaaataagttattttgaGACTTCGTATTTTTGTTTTAACCCAAAGGGGGACTACTAACACTGCTAAGTTCAACAGAagtaaaagaaacatgaaattttttattttacaagggTAAAACTCACAGATGTAGTGACAGAGGCCTGGAATCCCAAACCTCAGATATTAGAGGCAGGAAGGTGAAGAATTCATGGGtagtctgggctatatagtgaggtaCTATCTCAAGTAAATAAGCCAACAAAGTTTCATTTCCCATCCAAAATATTGGGATATGTAGCATAGGATGGAGTCATTAGCTGGATGTTTTACAGAGTTCAAAAGGAGGGTGATTAGcattaatttttcttctattaatACACAAAGCAATccagcttctttgatgaggaaatTATGGCCATACACTCGCTCAGTATCTGCCCAGTACAGATCAATGAACAAGATATCAAACAGCAGCCCTGATATGACAGAAGAGGAGCAAATCTTGGAGAAGATTCCTCAGCACCTCATCTTCTCAGAGAAAAGCTGCTCATTGGAAGCtcctcattatttcattttacaatgtTTATTTTCTAGGATAATTTCTTAGAGATTTGAACCACATTAGATAtctgaattttataaatatttttgtattttataaatattaattttacaaatataaaataaaataattggtaTTACTTTAAAGTTGAAGGGCTAGGGAAAACCCCAAATAGAAAATTGCCCTCATCCTGAATGAATTTTTAAACTCCTAGAAATCTCCTGATTTACGCTACAACAGTCATCCATGGAAGACCTCATCACAAAGCccttttatatttctatttttataatagcctccaaagaaaatataacttttatttaagaaaaagttATGTACAGTTACCATACTACATAGAGACACTTTACACTTTCAATATTTTCTGCTTAAATACATTTCCTCTAATGAATCCTACTACTGCAAGAGTGATGTAGTTAAAACTGATAAACTTCTCAGTTTAAATTGATAAAACAGATAAAGTTGATAGATTTGTCAGCCTGATCTTTCTGGCACTTACATATagacatagcaatgaatttagaAAAGAGGAATGAAACaaagctctctctttctccctctctttatcTTCCCCCATGTCTTCCCTAAAATACAGCTCACTCTGACCATGGGGAACCTAAGGAATCTAAGagtcacataaagaaaaaaaaataggtgaaaTGTTTCTTactgctttttcctttcttttcgcCTTTGTCATCTTCTTTGGACTCTTTTTTATCCTCTTCTTCTTTGTCTGTCTCattatcttccttttcttcttctttctggatTTCTTCAGAGTCCTCATCAGCATCCTCACCATTTTCCTCGGCTACATCACCAGACTCATTATTTTCCTTGACATCAGTAGAATCACTGTCAGGATTAGCTTCTGTCTCAGATTCAGTGTCTTCAGTTGCATCATCTGTGTTATCTGCAGAAGCAGCTGAAATTAGAAGGAAAAGCTCCAGGTGAGATACTGACTCTTCTTTAGAATGATATCGGTCCCAACCAGGATTGCGCATCCATTCCTTATCCTCAGTTCATTAACTCTGTCATATATTTAGTCTATCATATATGTTCTTGCTTCGTCTTTCGTGACCTCATAACTTCCCTGGGCAATGACACTGACCCAAGATATTTGCAAGTACTTTGTGACAGGAAAGGGCCCCAAAATTAAAACTAAGCTAGTCAGACACTATTACCCAAAATCCATAtagaacccccaccccccaagcaaCAGCCTCCAGTGTCAATTCCAAGAAGGGAAACAAATATCATTCTGAGACTAACATGGCTATGCCATTGCACATGCAAAGCATAAACCCTTGTTTCGGCCTCAACTCACCCTAGCATATGTTCCCATGCCCTTACTCCACAGCACTTTCAGGAATTTGTTGTTTGTTCCAGTGGCAATTGATTTCTTTTCTACACATGAGCTATATATTCAGTCCTTCAACTTGTGAAAGGCTTTTTGTGCACTCACATATAATACTCCACAATAATAATAACCACATGGCCTTGTGCCTCCTGCATAAGAACAACAAATGCCTAGAGTTCCTCTAAGTCCATGTCAGAGgcttaattatatttatataaggaAAGTAATTATATCTTTATATTCAAAGTAATTTTATAATAAGGAATGcagttttctgaaaattttaCTAAAATTTTCTCATGACTCAGAATATCCACATGACATTGACTTCCATGAGGCTAtgaagggaaaatggaaaatgtaGGAAAGAAATGAAGGGTACTTAGACTCAGGCTCACCAGCATCAGAACTGTCAGTGCTGCTTGTGTCTGCGTCCtctgaaagaaaagaagcaaaataagACAGAAGAACTTAAGCAACATTTTGATGGGATGGAGAACGTGAACACTATTACAGACATTCACAGCTGGAAAGCCTTAGTCCTGAACAGACAGATTGAGGGAAGCACATGCATAGATAAGAGATAAAACCTTTGAAATCTAAATGTGTAGTCAGTTTTTCTTCCCTGAAGTAAATTTTCAATCACCTTCTCAAATGTAATTTATTACACTAACAATGCACTTGAGTGCCACGTATAGAATAAAGACTGGACTGAATTAGGAATCCCAGTGAAGTCAACTTACCTACAATGACATGTCAAAATGGAGATGGGTGCCAGTAAGATGGCTTAATGGATAAAAGCCTTTCTCTTACAAGTTGGATGACATGAGTTAAATCCCATAGTTGAAGGAGAGAGTGGATTCCTGAGATTTGTCTCTAACTTCCTCACAGGCACCATGATATGTTTGAGACCCTgacatcatctctctctctctctctctctctctctctctctctctctctctctctctctctctcacacacacacacacacacacacacacacacacaccactatacacacaatagtaataataattataatgataataataatgttaataagTGAAAACTGTTTAAGTTTAAAAATTGAAGGTAGAACAAAGTACTAGACAGGACAGGAAGTAGCAGAATATAGGAATCCATGAATTCATGTCTCACAGAGTAAGTATCTATATATTGTAGCCCTCATTTTAAGTTAAGTAAGAATCTTTACTTACGGCAAGAGACCAGGATAGTGGAGACACCAAGCAACATGAGGAGTACCAGGAGCTTCATGGTGACTAGTAGAAGAGCAGGAAACACACAAGATCAAGCTCCAACACTAGGAGAAAAGGAAGACTGTTGATTCCAGGGTTTCATGTCATGAGATTATATGTATAGAGCGCACCAATCAGAAGCTGCCACAACCTGGTAAGTGAGTAACAGGAAAGGATGGGAAGCAGAACAAATGAGAATCAACCACACAGCCAGAGGCCATTTAGAAAGGTCATGACTTCAAATCTTTGATTCTGACAATATAGGTGTCCAGTCAAGCTGTTGTCTAATAAGTAAATTCTGGCTTTCTCTTGTTTGAGACATTGGGCTTCCATACTTTTAGATTCTTCCAACAAGTTGGAGATGTCTATGCagtcttcctgttgtctgcactGCTCCCTTCAAAACAGCAGAAG
This genomic interval from Peromyscus eremicus chromosome 20, PerEre_H2_v1, whole genome shotgun sequence contains the following:
- the LOC131897211 gene encoding mucin-like protein 2 translates to MKLLVLLMLLGVSTILVSCQDADTSSTDSSDAAASADNTDDATEDTESETEANPDSDSTDVKENNESGDVAEENGEDADEDSEEIQKEEEKEDNETDKEEEDKKESKEDDKGEKKGKSSKKHFTYFFFFM